From a single Nostoc edaphicum CCNP1411 genomic region:
- a CDS encoding sulfurtransferase TusA family protein, producing the protein MKPSSVSTPDAQLDLRGTPCPINFVRTKLRLEKMPLGGLLEVWLDPGEPIEQVPDSLTMAGYQVEQITDCAGYFSLLVRRPLAGQ; encoded by the coding sequence ATGAAGCCCTCTTCTGTTTCAACTCCCGATGCTCAACTTGATTTACGCGGCACCCCTTGCCCAATTAATTTTGTGCGGACAAAATTACGTCTGGAAAAAATGCCATTGGGAGGTTTGCTAGAAGTCTGGCTTGACCCTGGTGAGCCGATTGAGCAGGTTCCCGATAGTCTGACAATGGCAGGTTATCAGGTGGAACAAATTACAGATTGTGCTGGTTATTTTTCTCTGTTAGTGCGCCGTCCACTTGCTGGCCAATGA
- the grpE gene encoding nucleotide exchange factor GrpE, whose protein sequence is MMDENKQINNTSQQLGEPTEVKQAMKSDSPAQINFNESGSEVTEQVAAQTNISGDTAVNSENSVAATEKTEVETAALAELTQQIESVKTQLEERSTQYMRIAADFENYRKRTSKEKEDLELQVKRNTILELLPIVDNFERARSHLKPQSDGEMTMHKSYQGVYKQLVDSLKRLGVSPMRPEGQEFDPNLHEAVMREPTDEHPEGTVLEELVRGYFLGDRVLRHAMVKVAAPKEDSPAASEDQSSSANS, encoded by the coding sequence ATGATGGATGAAAATAAACAGATAAACAATACAAGCCAGCAATTGGGTGAACCAACAGAGGTAAAGCAAGCAATGAAGAGTGACTCCCCAGCCCAAATTAATTTCAATGAATCTGGAAGCGAGGTGACAGAGCAAGTGGCAGCCCAAACAAATATATCAGGCGATACTGCTGTCAATTCCGAAAATAGCGTCGCTGCAACTGAGAAAACTGAAGTGGAAACAGCAGCTTTGGCAGAACTAACTCAACAAATCGAGTCCGTCAAAACGCAACTAGAGGAGCGTAGTACTCAATATATGCGGATTGCCGCTGATTTTGAGAATTACCGGAAACGCACTAGCAAAGAAAAAGAAGACCTAGAGTTGCAGGTGAAGCGGAACACGATTTTGGAATTGCTGCCAATAGTCGATAATTTTGAGCGGGCGCGATCGCACCTGAAACCTCAATCTGATGGCGAAATGACCATGCACAAAAGTTACCAAGGCGTTTACAAACAATTAGTAGATAGCCTGAAGCGCTTGGGTGTATCACCAATGCGTCCTGAAGGTCAAGAATTTGATCCTAACTTGCATGAAGCAGTAATGCGGGAACCTACGGATGAACATCCTGAAGGAACAGTGTTAGAAGAGTTAGTGCGCGGATACTTCTTAGGCGATCGCGTGCTACGCCATGCAATGGTCAAGGTAGCTGCTCCCAAGGAAGATAGCCCTGCGGCATCAGAAGATCAGTCGAGTTCAGCCAACAGTTAA
- a CDS encoding type II secretion system F family protein, giving the protein MPNYVARVRDSQGKSRTEKIVAESLTQARTNLRDQGFVIQELKQSQGFQPDVAFKKFQNSLVKVSVKDKAVFSRQFAVLMNAGVAIVRSLGVLSEQCSNTKLKQALVEISTDVQSGMNLSEAMRKHPDCFDGLYVSMIQAGEVGGVLDEVLNRLAKLLEDVARLQNQIKSALSYPTVVGFIAVAIFLGMTIFLIPIFATIFTQLGITLPPLTQFLMDASKFLRSPGAIVLLAALIGLKFAFTQYGKTPVGRITIDRFSLKMPLFGDLIQKSSVARFSRTFGSLTRSGVPILTCLEIVRDTSGNQVIANAIDAARMEIQQGGMISLALQKDAVFPAMAIQMISIGEETGELDAMLMKVADFYEDEVEQAVKAMTSILEPVMIVVLGGMVGTILLAMYLPMFAVFEKLG; this is encoded by the coding sequence ATGCCAAACTACGTTGCCCGTGTTCGGGATTCTCAAGGAAAATCCCGAACAGAAAAAATTGTTGCAGAATCCTTGACGCAAGCTCGTACTAATCTCAGAGATCAAGGTTTTGTAATCCAAGAGCTCAAGCAATCTCAAGGATTTCAGCCAGATGTTGCCTTCAAAAAATTCCAGAATTCCTTAGTGAAGGTTTCTGTGAAAGACAAAGCCGTTTTTTCGCGTCAATTTGCCGTTTTGATGAATGCGGGAGTTGCGATCGTTAGAAGTCTAGGGGTGCTTTCTGAACAGTGTAGTAATACTAAATTGAAACAAGCCCTTGTAGAAATTAGTACCGATGTTCAAAGCGGAATGAATCTTTCAGAGGCAATGCGGAAGCATCCTGACTGTTTTGATGGATTATATGTGAGCATGATTCAAGCTGGCGAAGTTGGTGGTGTTCTAGACGAAGTATTAAATCGTTTAGCCAAGTTGTTAGAAGATGTTGCCCGTTTACAAAATCAAATTAAATCAGCACTGTCTTATCCAACGGTCGTAGGTTTTATCGCAGTTGCTATCTTTCTCGGTATGACCATTTTTCTTATTCCAATTTTTGCCACAATTTTTACACAACTTGGAATAACATTACCACCTCTAACGCAATTCTTGATGGATGCGAGTAAGTTTTTGAGAAGTCCGGGTGCTATCGTCCTGCTTGCTGCTCTTATAGGACTGAAATTTGCCTTTACACAATACGGTAAAACTCCTGTTGGCCGCATCACAATTGATCGTTTTTCCCTCAAGATGCCATTATTTGGTGACTTAATTCAAAAATCTTCAGTTGCCCGCTTTAGCCGGACTTTTGGTTCTTTGACTCGTTCAGGTGTACCAATTTTAACTTGTTTGGAAATTGTCCGAGATACATCAGGAAACCAAGTAATTGCCAATGCCATAGATGCAGCCCGCATGGAGATTCAACAAGGAGGAATGATTAGCCTTGCTTTACAAAAAGATGCTGTTTTTCCGGCTATGGCAATTCAGATGATTAGTATCGGAGAAGAAACTGGAGAATTAGATGCCATGTTGATGAAAGTTGCTGATTTTTATGAAGATGAAGTTGAGCAAGCCGTAAAAGCAATGACTAGTATTTTAGAACCAGTGATGATTGTAGTTTTAGGGGGAATGGTTGGAACCATTTTGTTAGCGATGTATCTACCGATGTTTGCGGTATTTGAAAAGCTGGGATAA
- the dnaJ gene encoding molecular chaperone DnaJ: protein MARDYYEILGVSRDTDKEEIKQAYRRLARKYHPDVNKEPGAEDRFKEINRAYEVLSEPETRARYDRFGPEGVSGAAGSGFQDVGDMGGFADIFESIFSGFAGGMGNPTQQRRRSGPARGDDLRLDLKLDFREAVFGGEKEIRISHLENCEVCSGSGAKPGTRPRTCSTCSGSGQVRRVTRTPFGSFTQVSTCPTCNGTGMVIEDKCDACDGKGANQVTKKLKITIPAGVDNGTRLRISSEGDSGQRGGPPGDLYVYLFVNEDEEFQRDGINILSEIKVSYLQAILGCRLEVDTVDGPVELIIPAGTQPNTVMKLENRGVPRLGNPVSRGDHMLNVLIDIPNKVTPEERELLEKLAKIKGDRTGKGGLEGFLGNLFK from the coding sequence ATGGCCCGCGACTATTATGAAATCCTGGGTGTCTCTCGTGACACCGACAAAGAAGAAATCAAACAAGCCTATCGCCGTTTAGCCCGGAAGTATCACCCAGATGTGAACAAAGAACCGGGGGCGGAGGATCGCTTTAAAGAAATTAACCGCGCTTATGAGGTACTCTCGGAACCCGAAACCCGCGCTCGTTACGATCGCTTTGGTCCAGAGGGTGTGTCGGGTGCTGCTGGCTCGGGCTTTCAAGATGTCGGCGATATGGGTGGTTTTGCCGATATCTTTGAAAGCATTTTTAGTGGCTTTGCTGGCGGTATGGGTAATCCCACGCAACAAAGACGGCGCAGTGGGCCTGCGAGGGGCGATGACCTGCGGCTAGACCTGAAGTTAGACTTTCGGGAAGCGGTATTTGGTGGCGAAAAAGAAATTCGCATTTCACATTTAGAAAATTGTGAAGTCTGTAGCGGTTCTGGTGCTAAACCTGGAACCCGCCCTCGGACTTGTTCAACTTGTAGCGGTTCTGGTCAAGTCCGCCGTGTCACGAGAACACCCTTTGGCAGTTTCACCCAAGTCTCGACTTGTCCCACCTGTAATGGCACTGGGATGGTCATTGAAGATAAGTGTGATGCCTGTGATGGTAAGGGCGCAAATCAAGTCACAAAGAAACTCAAAATTACCATTCCGGCTGGGGTGGATAATGGCACACGCTTACGGATTTCTAGTGAAGGAGATTCCGGTCAGCGCGGCGGCCCTCCTGGGGATTTGTATGTGTACTTGTTCGTCAATGAGGACGAAGAATTCCAACGGGATGGGATTAATATTCTCTCGGAAATCAAAGTTAGCTACCTGCAAGCAATTTTAGGTTGTCGGTTAGAGGTAGATACGGTAGATGGCCCAGTGGAACTGATCATTCCAGCGGGAACTCAGCCGAATACGGTGATGAAGCTGGAAAATCGTGGCGTACCCCGCTTGGGTAATCCCGTCAGTCGTGGGGATCACATGCTGAACGTATTAATTGATATTCCCAATAAAGTCACCCCAGAGGAGAGGGAACTGTTGGAGAAGCTGGCTAAAATTAAGGGGGATCGCACTGGTAAAGGCGGTCTAGAAGGATTCTTGGGAAATTTATTTAAGTGA
- a CDS encoding type IV pilus twitching motility protein PilT, with protein sequence MEMMIEDLMEQLIELGGSDMHLSAGLPPYFRISGKLTPIGEDVLTADQCQRLIFSMLNNTQRKTLEQNWELDCSYGVKGLARFRVNVYKERGSYAACLRALSSKIPNFEKLGLPDIVREMTDKPRGLILVTGPTGSGKTTTLAAMIDLINRTKAEHILTVEDPIEFVYEPIKSLVHQRQLGEDTKSFANALKAALREDPDIVLVGEMRDLETISLAISAAETGHLVFGTLHTSSAAQTVDRIIDVFPHERQTQVRVQLSNSLVAVFSQTLVSKKNPKPNEYGRVMAQEILIVTPAISNLIREGKTSQIYSAIQTGGKLGMQTLEKVLADFYKAGTISFEAAMSKTSKPDEIQRLIGNSTPQGAAAGAKPGATAKAH encoded by the coding sequence ATGGAAATGATGATTGAAGACTTGATGGAGCAGCTGATTGAATTGGGTGGCTCGGATATGCATTTATCCGCAGGTTTGCCTCCCTATTTCCGGATCAGTGGCAAACTCACTCCCATAGGTGAGGATGTATTGACAGCCGATCAATGTCAAAGGCTGATTTTTAGTATGCTCAATAACACCCAGCGTAAAACTCTAGAGCAAAACTGGGAGTTGGATTGTTCTTATGGTGTTAAGGGTTTAGCTCGCTTCCGGGTCAATGTCTATAAAGAACGTGGTTCTTATGCTGCTTGCTTACGGGCATTAAGTTCTAAGATTCCTAACTTTGAAAAATTAGGTTTGCCAGATATCGTGCGGGAAATGACAGATAAGCCCAGAGGGCTAATTCTGGTAACAGGCCCTACAGGTTCAGGTAAGACAACTACCCTAGCGGCAATGATTGACTTGATTAACCGCACCAAGGCAGAGCATATTTTGACGGTGGAAGACCCAATTGAATTTGTCTACGAACCAATAAAAAGCTTGGTTCACCAGCGGCAACTGGGGGAAGATACTAAGAGCTTTGCTAATGCTTTGAAAGCAGCTTTGCGGGAAGACCCAGACATCGTTCTGGTGGGAGAAATGCGCGATTTGGAAACGATTTCTTTGGCAATTTCTGCTGCGGAAACAGGACACTTGGTATTTGGGACGCTACACACCAGTTCTGCTGCACAGACAGTTGACCGGATTATTGACGTTTTCCCTCATGAAAGACAAACCCAAGTGCGGGTGCAGTTGTCTAACTCCTTAGTGGCGGTATTTAGCCAAACCTTGGTGTCTAAGAAAAACCCTAAACCCAATGAATATGGCCGGGTGATGGCTCAAGAAATTCTGATTGTTACTCCTGCTATTTCTAACTTGATTCGAGAAGGCAAAACATCTCAAATTTACTCAGCTATTCAAACTGGCGGCAAATTGGGAATGCAAACTCTGGAGAAGGTTTTAGCCGATTTTTACAAAGCAGGAACGATTTCTTTTGAAGCGGCGATGTCTAAAACTTCTAAGCCAGATGAAATTCAACGTCTCATTGGTAATTCTACACCGCAAGGAGCTGCCGCAGGTGCGAAACCCGGTGCGACTGCCAAAGCGCATTAA
- a CDS encoding GspE/PulE family protein, translating into MNSSPQRRSTALTTRTEFSPFGNKLVQSGYVNTEQMRQALIESRKSGRPLTEVLESITGQQLSPELLRQYKKQQLFELKILYGVEFLDPEVNSVGNTMMGNLIETLIPVDICRRHRLVPLSKHEDQTPPSVLVAMVAPDNLEASDDLNRILRPQGLALQRMVITQEDYQQLINQYLDEMAVKQKHLEQEKFTDINQDLENLGNLDLADAPEEMEADLGAAMKGAEDAPVINLVNRILAKALHEGVSDIHIEPQEENLRIRFRKDGVLREAFDPLPKKIIPAVTARFKIISNLDIAERRLPQDGRIRRMFEGRKVDFRVNTLPSRYGEKVVLRILDNSSTQLGLDKLITDPETLHIVQDMVSRPFGLILVTGPTGSGKTTSLYSALSEKNDPGINISTVEDPIEYSLPGITQVQVIREKGLDFATALRAFLRQDPDVLLVGETRDKETAKTAIEAALTGHLVLTTLHTNDAPGAIARLGEMGIEPFMVSSSLIGVLAQRLVRRVCSECRIPYTPTTEELARYGLSASSDVGVTFYKANTLTLDAIADAKAKNQLCSKCNGIGYKGRCGVYEVMRVTENLQTLINEDAPTERIKEVAIEEGMKTLLAYSLDLVREGSTTLEEVERVTFTDTGLEAELKAKRKTGLTCRSCDATLKQEWLDCPYCMTPRF; encoded by the coding sequence ATGAACTCGTCACCACAACGGCGCAGTACCGCTCTAACTACCAGAACAGAGTTTTCGCCCTTTGGCAACAAGCTAGTGCAATCTGGCTATGTCAATACCGAACAGATGAGGCAGGCATTAATTGAAAGCCGCAAATCTGGCAGACCCTTAACGGAAGTCTTAGAGTCAATCACTGGGCAACAACTATCGCCTGAGTTGCTTAGGCAATACAAAAAACAACAGCTATTTGAACTGAAAATACTATACGGAGTTGAATTCCTTGATCCGGAAGTCAACTCCGTTGGCAACACGATGATGGGGAACCTGATTGAAACCCTCATCCCAGTGGATATCTGTCGTCGTCATCGTTTAGTACCACTCTCGAAACACGAAGACCAAACCCCACCCTCAGTTTTAGTGGCGATGGTCGCTCCAGATAATCTAGAGGCTTCCGATGACCTGAACCGCATTTTGCGCCCCCAAGGCTTGGCGTTGCAGCGCATGGTGATTACCCAGGAAGACTATCAACAGCTAATCAACCAATATCTGGATGAAATGGCTGTTAAGCAGAAGCACCTGGAACAAGAAAAGTTTACAGATATTAATCAGGATTTAGAAAACCTCGGAAATCTCGATCTTGCAGATGCTCCTGAAGAAATGGAGGCTGATCTAGGGGCAGCGATGAAGGGTGCAGAGGATGCCCCAGTCATCAACTTAGTTAACAGAATCCTGGCTAAAGCTTTGCATGAGGGCGTTTCTGATATTCATATAGAACCGCAAGAAGAAAACTTACGCATTCGCTTTCGCAAGGATGGCGTATTGCGTGAAGCTTTTGATCCCCTACCGAAAAAAATCATCCCAGCGGTGACAGCCCGATTTAAGATCATCTCCAATCTAGACATTGCTGAACGCCGTCTACCCCAGGATGGACGCATCCGGCGGATGTTTGAGGGACGCAAAGTGGATTTCCGGGTGAATACCTTACCCAGTCGCTACGGGGAAAAGGTGGTACTGCGGATTTTGGATAACTCCTCCACCCAACTAGGATTAGACAAGTTAATTACCGATCCAGAGACTTTACATATTGTTCAGGATATGGTTAGCCGTCCCTTTGGGCTAATTTTAGTAACTGGGCCAACTGGTTCTGGGAAAACGACCTCGCTATATTCTGCACTCTCAGAAAAGAATGATCCTGGAATTAATATCAGTACTGTGGAAGACCCAATTGAGTACAGCCTTCCAGGGATTACTCAAGTACAGGTGATTCGGGAAAAAGGGCTAGATTTTGCGACTGCGTTGCGGGCTTTCTTGCGACAAGATCCAGATGTGCTACTGGTGGGTGAAACGCGGGATAAAGAAACGGCAAAAACAGCAATTGAGGCTGCCTTGACCGGTCACTTAGTATTAACTACCTTACATACCAATGATGCCCCAGGTGCGATCGCTCGTTTGGGAGAAATGGGGATTGAGCCTTTTATGGTTTCTAGTTCCCTAATTGGCGTTCTCGCTCAACGTCTGGTGCGGCGTGTATGTTCTGAATGTCGCATTCCTTACACTCCTACAACCGAGGAACTAGCTCGTTATGGTCTATCAGCTTCCTCTGATGTGGGAGTCACCTTCTACAAAGCTAACACCTTGACATTAGATGCGATCGCAGATGCCAAAGCCAAAAATCAACTTTGCTCAAAATGTAATGGTATCGGCTACAAAGGGCGTTGTGGTGTTTATGAAGTTATGCGAGTCACCGAAAACCTGCAAACTCTCATCAACGAAGATGCACCCACGGAACGCATCAAGGAAGTGGCAATAGAAGAGGGCATGAAAACCTTACTGGCTTACAGTTTGGACTTAGTGCGTGAAGGTTCCACAACTCTAGAAGAAGTAGAACGGGTGACGTTTACCGATACTGGTTTGGAAGCTGAGTTAAAAGCCAAACGCAAGACTGGTCTTACCTGTCGGAGTTGCGATGCCACATTGAAACAAGAATGGCTGGATTGTCCTTACTGTATGACACCTCGGTTTTAA
- the rsgA gene encoding small ribosomal subunit biogenesis GTPase RsgA translates to MTGENFAVTGQLLGTVVAVQANFYRVQLDQEDGEQKSRGAEEKLNLNAPLPLCPSAPLPPLLLCTRRTRLKKIGQQVMVGDRVVVEEPDWAGGRGAIADVLARQSELDRPAIANVNQILLVFAVADPPLEPYQLSRFLIKAESTGLDVLLCLNKSDLVSLQEQQQVSDRLLGWGYEPIFISVKDGINTDQAAKYLSNKITVIAGPSGVGKSSLINTLIDSAKLRVGEVSGKLARGRHTTRHIELFELPSGGLLADTPGFNQPDMDCIPEELIHYFPEARKRLAVASCRFSDCLHRDEPECVVRGNWERYEHYLEFLDTAIAHQTQLHQQADPESTMKLKSKSKGKGQSQYEPKLESKKYRRISRKTQLQDLQDLYRDEE, encoded by the coding sequence ATGACAGGGGAAAATTTTGCCGTAACTGGACAGTTATTGGGTACGGTGGTCGCTGTACAGGCTAATTTTTACCGAGTACAGCTGGATCAAGAGGATGGGGAGCAGAAGAGTAGGGGAGCAGAGGAGAAACTGAATTTAAATGCCCCTCTGCCCCTCTGCCCCTCTGCCCCCTTGCCTCCCCTGCTTCTCTGTACTCGGCGAACACGTCTGAAAAAAATCGGACAACAGGTGATGGTAGGCGATCGCGTTGTGGTAGAAGAACCAGATTGGGCTGGGGGAAGGGGTGCGATCGCTGATGTTCTAGCCCGTCAAAGCGAATTAGATCGTCCGGCGATCGCCAATGTAAACCAAATTCTATTAGTATTTGCTGTTGCTGATCCACCTTTGGAACCTTATCAACTGAGTCGGTTTCTTATTAAAGCTGAGTCTACTGGTTTAGATGTCCTTTTATGTTTGAATAAAAGTGATTTAGTTTCATTGCAGGAACAGCAACAAGTTAGCGATCGCCTGCTCGGTTGGGGCTATGAACCAATATTTATCAGTGTTAAAGATGGTATTAATACTGACCAAGCAGCCAAATACCTGAGCAATAAAATTACTGTAATCGCTGGGCCTTCCGGCGTTGGCAAATCCAGCCTGATTAATACGCTAATTGACTCTGCCAAGCTGCGAGTTGGAGAAGTTTCTGGAAAATTAGCTCGTGGTCGTCATACCACTCGCCATATAGAATTATTTGAGTTGCCTAGCGGTGGTTTGCTGGCAGACACTCCCGGTTTTAATCAGCCGGATATGGATTGTATCCCAGAAGAATTAATCCACTATTTCCCAGAAGCCAGAAAGCGGTTAGCAGTTGCTAGCTGTCGGTTTAGTGATTGTCTGCATCGAGACGAGCCTGAATGTGTGGTGCGGGGAAACTGGGAACGATATGAACATTATTTAGAATTTTTGGATACTGCGATCGCTCATCAAACACAGCTACATCAACAAGCCGATCCAGAATCCACCATGAAGTTAAAAAGCAAAAGTAAAGGCAAAGGGCAGAGTCAATACGAACCCAAACTAGAAAGTAAAAAATATCGCCGGATTTCCCGAAAGACTCAGTTACAAGACTTGCAGGATTTATATCGGGATGAAGAATAA
- the dnaK gene encoding molecular chaperone DnaK: MGKVIGIDLGTTNSCVAVLEGGQPLVISNSEGGRTTPSIVGFGKSGDRLVGQLAKRQAVTNAENTIYSIKRFIGRRWEDTEIERDRVPYNCVKGRDDTVDVQIRSKNYTPQELSAMILQKLKQDAENFLGEEVTQAVITVPAYFTDAQRQATKDAGTIAGLEVLRIINEPTAAALAFGLEKQDQEQLILVFDLGGGTFDVSILQLGDGVFEVKATCGNNHLGGDDFDNAIVLWMMERFQEQEKIDLSKDKMALQRLREAAEKAKIELSSMVSTSINLPFITADDGGPKHLEMELSRSKFEELAGKLIEATIEPMIQALKDADLKPSAIDRIILVGGSTRIPAVQNALIKFFNGKAPDRSINPDEAVALGAAIQAGVLGGEVDNLLLLDVTPLSLGIETLGEVFTKIIERNTTIPTSRSQVFSTAVDGQTSVEIHILQGERAMSRDNKSLGKFLLAGIPPSPRGVPQIEVSFEIDVNGILKVSAQDKGTGREQSIRITNTGGLSTNEVERMRQEAELFSEEDRRRKELVELKNQADNLLFSYESTIKDNSNFIGDQMKTLASEKVSQLQAAMIDSSISTVEFKQRLDDFQQTLFAIGADVYNRANSQTDEIEGGSSGHFTPEVDSPMNGTLIPQFNFDFDEESTAQADYEAID, translated from the coding sequence ATGGGAAAAGTTATTGGGATCGACTTAGGCACTACTAACAGTTGCGTCGCAGTTTTGGAGGGTGGTCAACCACTTGTGATCTCCAATTCTGAAGGTGGACGAACTACTCCAAGTATTGTGGGATTTGGGAAGAGTGGCGATCGCTTGGTTGGTCAATTGGCAAAGCGCCAAGCCGTAACCAATGCTGAAAACACAATTTACAGTATTAAACGATTTATCGGGCGACGTTGGGAAGACACTGAAATAGAACGCGATCGCGTCCCCTACAACTGTGTCAAAGGTCGAGATGATACCGTTGATGTCCAAATTCGCTCAAAAAACTACACGCCACAAGAACTATCTGCCATGATCCTGCAAAAGCTGAAGCAGGATGCAGAAAATTTCTTGGGTGAGGAAGTCACTCAGGCAGTGATCACCGTACCAGCATATTTTACAGATGCTCAAAGACAAGCAACTAAAGATGCTGGCACGATTGCAGGTTTAGAAGTCCTGCGAATCATCAATGAACCAACAGCTGCGGCTTTAGCTTTCGGATTAGAAAAGCAAGACCAAGAGCAGCTAATTTTAGTATTTGACTTGGGAGGCGGTACCTTCGACGTATCGATCCTGCAACTTGGGGATGGCGTTTTTGAAGTTAAAGCGACTTGTGGTAACAACCACTTGGGTGGAGACGACTTTGATAATGCGATCGTCCTTTGGATGATGGAACGCTTTCAGGAACAAGAGAAAATCGACCTTTCCAAAGACAAGATGGCATTGCAACGTCTGCGGGAAGCAGCGGAAAAGGCAAAAATTGAACTCTCCAGTATGGTAAGTACTTCTATCAACTTGCCATTTATCACAGCTGATGACGGCGGGCCAAAGCATCTGGAGATGGAACTCAGCCGCTCTAAATTTGAAGAACTCGCAGGGAAATTGATTGAAGCGACCATCGAACCGATGATCCAAGCGCTCAAAGATGCGGATCTTAAACCATCAGCCATAGATCGGATTATTTTGGTAGGTGGTTCTACGCGTATTCCCGCAGTCCAAAATGCCCTGATTAAGTTTTTCAACGGCAAAGCTCCTGATCGCTCCATCAACCCTGACGAAGCTGTAGCATTAGGAGCGGCTATCCAAGCAGGTGTATTGGGTGGCGAAGTCGATAATCTCTTACTATTGGATGTCACCCCTCTATCTTTGGGAATTGAAACCTTGGGTGAAGTATTCACCAAAATTATTGAGCGCAACACCACAATTCCTACGAGTAGATCACAAGTTTTTTCCACAGCGGTTGATGGGCAAACCTCTGTAGAAATTCATATCCTCCAAGGTGAACGGGCAATGTCACGAGATAACAAGAGTCTCGGCAAATTTCTGCTAGCAGGAATTCCCCCATCGCCGCGTGGTGTACCGCAAATTGAAGTATCCTTTGAAATCGATGTTAATGGCATCCTGAAGGTTTCTGCCCAAGACAAAGGTACTGGTAGAGAACAGAGTATTAGGATTACCAATACAGGTGGCTTGAGTACCAACGAAGTCGAACGGATGCGCCAAGAAGCCGAACTGTTTTCCGAAGAAGATAGAAGACGTAAAGAACTGGTTGAACTCAAAAACCAAGCAGATAATCTGTTGTTCAGCTATGAATCCACCATCAAGGATAATAGCAACTTTATCGGCGACCAGATGAAAACCTTGGCTAGTGAAAAAGTTTCACAACTCCAAGCTGCAATGATTGACTCCAGCATTTCCACAGTGGAATTTAAGCAGCGCTTAGACGACTTCCAACAAACCCTATTTGCAATTGGTGCTGATGTTTACAATCGAGCTAACAGCCAAACTGATGAGATTGAGGGGGGTTCATCTGGTCACTTTACCCCAGAAGTAGACTCACCAATGAATGGGACACTAATACCACAATTCAATTTTGATTTTGACGAAGAAAGTACTGCACAAGCTGATTATGAGGCGATAGATTAA